One region of Solanum pennellii chromosome 6, SPENNV200 genomic DNA includes:
- the LOC107022208 gene encoding proline-rich receptor-like protein kinase PERK10 produces MTTTIYKAAVTTLDEDLASQIKRKKEVKMEAESLRKRLNLLRLEVHEGKAREAKIDIETAVLLARSAALDEELATHSSLKGGKYLARGQEADNNGHDREVIEEDDEEEIVYKPPFPTLADHPYFTRSKGPADSFPGPNANTTMGDNNDEVSLTDVVVAQPTVAEQNELIAQLMQQIADMRVEMQRRQDTPPPGFGPNFIDARPPLYFPSSNLDPAQNHPSTPVHNPSGIDMTTQNPQYASVSYQTPSPLPNNPPQMPPHPQNTQTAPPPQNKNQNPTAFKSQTPHPHFTQNTNPQNYPQNYQTAQNVPSPSIAPPLPKRTTFQVPVPAEHEVHGSELYHYEE; encoded by the exons ATGACCACGACAATCTACAAAGCTGCGGTCACGACCTTGGATGAAGATCTGGCGTCGcagataaaaagaaagaaggagGTTAAAATGGAAGCCGAGAGCCTAAGAAAAAGGTTGAACCTGCTTCGTTTGGAGGTACACGAAGGAAAGGCGAGAGAAGCAAAGATAGATATTGAGACTGCCGTATTGTTGGCCAGAAGTGCGGCACTTGATGAGGAATTGGCGACCCATAGCAGCTTAAAGGGCGGAAAATACCTCGCCCGTGGCCAGGAAGCAGATAACAATGGCCATGACCGTGAAGTAATTGAGGAGGACGATGAGGAGGAAATCGTCTACAAGCCTCCATTTCCGACT CTGGCAGATCACCCCTACTTCACTAGATCAAAAGGTCCTGCAGATTCCTTCCCTGGACCAAACGCAAATACAACCATGGGAGACAACAATGATGAAGTTAGCCTCACTGATGTTGTGGTGGCTCAGCCCACCGTGGCAGAGCAAAATGAGCTAATTGCGCAACTGATGCAGCAGATAGCTGACATGAGGGTCGAGATGCAACGAAGGCAAGACACGCCTCCACCCGGGTTCGGCCCCAACTTTATCGACGCAAGACCTCCTCTGTACTTCCCCTCGTCCAACTTGGATCCAGCTCAGAACCACCCGTCGACACCCGTACACAACCCGTCCGGGATAGATATGACAACCCAAAACCCCCAATACGCTTCAGTCTCCTATCAAACTCCCTCACCACTTCCAAACAATCCTCCACAAATGCCACCGCACCCCCAGAACACTCAAACAGCCCCACCACCCCAAAATAAGAACCAAAATCCCACCGCCTTCAAATCCCAAACACCACATCCCCACTTTACCCAAAATACCAATCCCCAAAACTATCCACAAAACTATCAAACTGCGCAGAACGTCCCGAGCCCTTCCATAGCCCCACCCCTCCCAAAAAGAACCACATTCCAAGTCCCCGTCCCGGCCGAGCATGAGGTGCACGGTTCCGAGTTGTACCATTACGAGGAGTAG
- the LOC107022209 gene encoding uncharacterized protein LOC107022209, giving the protein MKELQCIPDVAGLSYAELCIHPDLNLPEGFKILKFDTFGGVGNPMAHLRAYCDQLVGVGKDESLLMRLFSRSLCGEALEWFTSHETRQWPSWSALAKDFIDRFAYNIEIVPDRYSLEKMRQKSTESYREFAYRWRKEAARVRPPMTEKEIVEVFVRVQEPEYYDRIILLIGAKFAEIVKVGETIEDCLKSGKIARVSSSPGSSGLVRKKREEVAAISYGGRKVPRNSSLPQDRSKPPPKSHQAYRPQSNHSGNYHAAPAYPDAQILSYPNPPPNPQNFPSVYPNYPQAYQITPPYQNVAPSCANIQPSYRAPSPAYQIQTPAYQSPLLNYQAPTPNYQTNPYPRTQAPHPNDRSYQQIPPPQQSGYDPSRPRFEKNPSRNFTALAESRTKLFERLSAAGYIHPVGPKPVDVNSRFYKPEQRCAYHSNSVGHDTEDCINLKHKIQDLIDEEVVSLQPAAPNVNTNPLPNHGGGNINMIEIDEGECETKRITPVVQEDLEKVVASLSVREKREFVILTPAKAVALVPSKTLAKPKFVIKMAVAQGMTRCGRCYTPDELALGGQKKEHAKRPISEAEAEEFWRRMQPKDYSIFKHLEKTPAQISVWALLMSSWSHRQALMKALEDTYVPSGMSSDNVAAMIHQVIRGHRISFCDDELPAKGRSHNKALYVTVICRGKVVNRVLVDDGSGLNICPLYTLKQLRFDLRKLEQNQVNVRAFDGVQRDTLGAVNLTIQMGPAVFEEKFQVLDIDTSYNLLWEGHSFTWLELSPPLSTK; this is encoded by the coding sequence ATGAAAGAATTGCAGTGCATTCCAGACGTCGCCGGGTTAAGCTACGCAGAACTGTGTATCCACCCAGACTTGAACCTGCCTGAAGGGTTCAAAATTCTGAAGTTTGATACCTTCGGAGGGGTGGGCAACCCCATGGCGCACTTAAGAGCATATTGCGACCAActcgtgggagttggcaaaGATGAATCTTTGCTGATGAGGTTGTTCAGCCGGAGCCTGTGCGGTGAGGCCCTGGAATGGTTCACGTCACACGAAACTCGACAATGGCCCAGTTGGAGCGCACTAGCCAAAGATTTCATTGATAGATTTGCGTACAACATCGAGATAGTCCCTGATCGGTACTCCTTGGAGAAAATGAGGCAGAAATCCACAGAGAGCTATCGGGAATTTGCATACAGATGGAGGAAAGAGGCAGCGAGGGTGAGGCCTCCGATGACAGAGAAGGAGATTGTAGAGGTGTTCGTACGGGTGCAAGAGCCCGAGTACTATGACAGAATCATCTTGTTAATCGGCGCCAAGTTCGCCGAGATAGTCAAAGTgggtgagactatcgaagatTGCCTGAAGTCGGGGAAGATAGCCCGAGTGTCCTCATCGCCTGGATCTTCCGGACTGGTGAGGAAGAAGAGAGAGGAGGTTGCCGCTATTTCATACGGGGGAAGAAAAGTTCCCAGAAACTCCTCGCTTCCTCAAGACCGCTCCAAGCCTCCACCAAAGTCTCACCAAGCCTATCGTCCACAATCCAATCATTCCGGCAACTACCATGCTGCCCCCGCTTATCCAGATGCTCAAATTTTGTCATATCCAAACCCACCCCCAAATCCCCAAAATTTTCCCTCCGTATACCCAAATTACCCCCAAGCTTATCAAATTACTCCCCCTTACCAGAATGTCGCTCCCAGCTGCGCTAATATACAGCCAAGCTATCGAGCACCTTCCCCCGCATATCAAATTCAAACTCCAGCATATCAAAGCCCCCTCCTAAATTACCAAGCTCCAACGCCAAACTACCAGACAAATCCCTACCCTAGAACCCAAGCTCCTCACCCAAATGATCGCAGTTATCAACAAATCCCTCCCCCTCAGCAGAGCGGGTATGATCCCTCTCGCCCCAGGTTTGAGAAGAATCCCTCCAGAAACTTTACCGCACTGGCTGAAAGCAGAACCAAGCTGTTCGAAAGATTATCCGCGGCCGGATACATCCACCCTGTGGGGCCCAAGCCCGTGGATGTTAACTCCAGATTCTACAAACCGGAGcagagatgtgcttatcattccaacagtgttggACATGACACTGAAGACTGTATCAATCTTAAGCACAAGATCCAGGATTTGATCGACGAGGAAGTGGTCTCCCTCCAGCCTGCGGCGCCAAACGTCAATACCAATCCGTTGCCGAATCATGGGGGTGGGAACATCAACATGATAGAAATAGACGAAGGCGAGTGTGAAACCAAGAGAATTACTCCTGTTGTTCAGGAAGACTTGGAAAAGGTTGTCGCTTCTTTGAGCGTCAGGGAAAAAAGAGAGTTCGTTATTCTGACACCTGCGAAGGCTGTTGCCTTGGTGCCCTCGAAGACTCTCGCCAAACCCAAGTTCGTCATAAAAATGGCCGTGGCCCAAGGCATGACTAGATGTGGTAGATGCTACACTCCTGATGAGCTTGCTCTCGGAGGACAAAAGAAAGAGCATGCCAAGAGACCAATAAGTGAAGCAGAAGCCGAAGAGTTCTGGAGGAGAATGCAGCCTAAAGATTACTCCATTTTCAAGCACTTGGAGAAGACTCCAGCCCAGATTTCTGTATGGGCCCTACTGATGAGCTCCTGGTCCCACAGGCAGGCTTTGATGAAAGCCCTGGAGGACACGTACGTGCCCTCAGGCATGAGCAGCGATAATGTAGCGGCCATGATTCACCAAGTCATTCGGGGACACCGCATCAGTTTCTGCGATGATGAATTGCCGGCCAAAGGGAGATCCCATAACAAAGCTCTATACGTCACTGTGATATGCCGCGGAAAGGTCGTCAATCGTGTTCTGGTAGACGATGGATCTGGTTTGAACATATGCCCCTTGTACACATTGAAGCAGCTGAGGTTTGACCTCAGAAAGTTGGAGCAAAACCAGGTTAATGTAAGAGCATTCGACGGTGTGCAGAGAGACACATTAGGAGCAGTAAACTTGACCATCCAAATGGGCCCCGCGGTGTTCGAGGAAAAGTTCCAAGTATTGGATATTGACACCAGCTACAACCTTCTTTGGGAAGGCCATTCATTCACATGGCTGGAGCTGTCCCCTCCACTCTCCACGAAATGA